In Solanum stenotomum isolate F172 unplaced genomic scaffold, ASM1918654v1 scaffold30157, whole genome shotgun sequence, a genomic segment contains:
- the LOC125851792 gene encoding peroxiredoxin-2E-2, chloroplastic-like, translating into MAATTASASFILSKLLLKPSTPKPLSLLSPIKTNLFSSSSQFSSLPLKLKQPIHHLPSLKYSTSATSRISATISVGDRLPNSTFSYFDSSDELKTLSVSDLTAGRKTILFAVPGAFTPTCSQKHLPGFVEKSKELKAKGVDTIACISVNDAFVMKSWKENLGIGDEVMMLSDGNLEFTKAIGCELDLSDKPVGLGVRSRRYSMLVEDGVVKILNLEEGGAFNVSSAEDILKAL; encoded by the coding sequence ATGGCTGCCACCACTGCTTCTGCTTCCTTCATCCTCTCAAAACTCCTCCTAAAACCCTCAACCCCAAAACCCCTTTCTCTTCTTTCCCCCATAAAAACCaatcttttctcctcttcttcccaATTTTCATCTCTCCCTCTAAAACTCAAACAACCCATTCACCATTTACCATCTCTGAAATACTCCACCTCCGCCACTTCAAGAATCTCCGCCACCATATCTGTCGGAGACAGACTCCCCAATTCCACCTTTTCTTACTTCGATTCCTCCGATGAACTCAAGACCCTTTCAGTTTCAGACCTCACAGCTGGAAGAAAAACCATTCTTTTTGCTGTTCCTGGTGCTTTTACACCTACTTGTTCACAAAAACACCTTCCAGGTTTTGTGGAGAAGTCTAAGGAGCTTAAGGCTAAAGGGGTTGACACAATTGCTTGTATTTCTGTGAATGATGCCTTTGTGATGAAATCTTGGAAGGAGAATTTGGGAATTGGGGATGAGGTGATGATGTTGAGTGATGGGAATTTGGAGTTTACTAAGGCTATTGGGTGTGAGCTTGATCTTAGTGATAAGCCTGTTGGACTTGGTGTTAGGTCTAGAAGGTACTCTATGCTTGTGGAAGATGGGGTTgttaaaatcttgaatttggAGGAAGGTGGAGCTTTCAATGTTAGTAGTGCTGAGGATATTCTCAAGGCCCTTTAG